One genomic window of Deinococcus sp. QL22 includes the following:
- a CDS encoding Eco57I restriction-modification methylase domain-containing protein translates to MPALETPLRKILEKKVIEARETAESAAAAALARLIGDGPTAPSYLTSDELTLREMLLAKQSQLGSRDALTRECAYEQWHAMLFARFLEASDLLMHPEHGVSVSMDDLDELAQEEGDADAYAAAARYAARMLPGIFRPTDPLLRVRFAPEYRQKLEALIEGIPKPAFVADDSLGWVYQFWQTARKQQVNASGRKISGADISPVTQLFTEHYMVQFMLHNTIGAWWTARNPNQPLPTDQSYLRLNEDGTPAAGSFPGWPAHTRDLKIIDPCCGSGHFLVAAFALLRRLRMLEENLSEIEAAEAVLRDNLHGLELDPRCTQLAAFNLTLEAWKAGGYRPIPTPQIACSGLSIGAGIDDWLSLADDPNTRNVFRILHEEFRDAPDLGSLINPRQSIQKNLGIFGEQALEGLPEVIDALLTREQAHDPAAAIFGDTVQGVARAARLLGDTYHLVITNVPYLGRGNQGDTLKTFIEQRHAAAKADLATAFVERARAFAKPGGTYSLVTPQNWLFLGSYKKLREVLLKEQQWDWVARLGVKSFSTPMWDFNISFVTLTNQMPLRTHEMMGIDVSEAKTTDGKSEALLIGEILKLGQEGQKGNPDSRVALVEALNIPLLSEYADSYQGIKTGDDARFRFNFWEIENLDGFKFFQSTIDVSKDYGGLESVIKWQSSGREISRLQGMKAWGNLGVSVSQMADLPVAVFLGDLFDSNASPIIPKDRTNLTALYAFLSSDIYRDSVREIDQKLAVANATLVKVPFDLPYWQQVAAEKYPNGLPEPYSNDPTQWLFKGRVTETTQPLHVALARLLGYRWPDQIEDGIVLEPDGILPLPGLRAARPAYERLMDTLASVYGASWNAAKLRELLAQVGAESLEGWLQSGFFEGHTKLFHHRPFLWHIWDGRKDGFGAVVNYHLLDRARLEKLTYTYLGAWIDGQRAASAAGEKGAQERLAAALGLQRKLEAILLGEPPYDIYVRWKDLAGQPQGWNPDLNDGVRLNIRPFVEAGVLRGKVNVKWGKDRGNDPGKQDFGEKGPQTDIEKHLSNERHNDLHFTLAEKAEAGKTEIGQA, encoded by the coding sequence ATGCCTGCCCTTGAAACCCCCCTGCGCAAGATTCTGGAAAAGAAAGTCATCGAGGCGCGGGAGACTGCCGAGTCTGCCGCCGCCGCTGCCCTGGCCCGATTGATTGGGGACGGCCCCACCGCGCCCAGCTACCTGACCTCAGACGAGTTGACGCTACGGGAGATGCTGCTGGCAAAACAGAGCCAACTGGGCAGCCGCGACGCCCTGACCCGCGAGTGCGCCTACGAGCAGTGGCACGCCATGTTGTTCGCCCGCTTTCTGGAAGCCAGCGATCTGCTGATGCACCCGGAACACGGCGTGAGCGTGAGCATGGACGACTTGGACGAACTGGCGCAGGAAGAAGGCGACGCGGATGCTTACGCCGCCGCTGCTCGCTACGCCGCCAGGATGCTGCCCGGTATTTTTAGGCCCACCGACCCGCTGCTGAGGGTGCGCTTTGCCCCCGAATACCGCCAGAAATTAGAAGCCCTGATTGAAGGCATTCCCAAGCCCGCCTTTGTGGCCGACGACAGCCTCGGGTGGGTGTACCAGTTCTGGCAGACGGCCCGCAAACAGCAGGTGAATGCCAGCGGGCGCAAGATTTCGGGCGCAGACATTAGCCCGGTCACGCAGCTGTTTACCGAGCATTACATGGTGCAGTTTATGCTGCACAACACCATTGGCGCGTGGTGGACGGCCCGCAACCCGAATCAGCCGTTGCCCACCGACCAAAGCTATTTAAGACTGAACGAAGACGGCACGCCCGCTGCGGGCAGTTTCCCCGGTTGGCCTGCCCACACCCGCGACCTGAAAATCATAGACCCGTGCTGTGGCTCCGGCCATTTTTTGGTGGCGGCCTTTGCCCTGCTGCGCCGCCTGCGGATGCTGGAAGAGAATTTGAGCGAAATAGAAGCCGCCGAAGCCGTGCTGCGCGACAACCTGCACGGCTTGGAGCTTGACCCACGCTGTACCCAACTGGCCGCCTTTAATCTGACGTTAGAAGCGTGGAAGGCCGGAGGCTACCGCCCGATTCCCACGCCCCAGATTGCGTGCAGTGGCCTGAGCATCGGCGCGGGCATAGACGACTGGCTGAGTCTGGCCGACGACCCCAATACCCGCAACGTGTTCCGCATTTTGCACGAAGAATTCAGGGACGCGCCCGACCTCGGCAGCCTGATCAACCCGCGCCAGAGCATCCAAAAGAATCTGGGCATTTTTGGCGAGCAGGCGTTAGAGGGCTTGCCCGAGGTGATAGACGCCCTGCTGACCCGCGAGCAGGCCCACGATCCCGCCGCCGCTATTTTTGGAGACACCGTGCAGGGTGTGGCCCGCGCTGCCCGTTTGTTGGGCGACACCTACCATCTGGTGATTACCAACGTGCCGTATCTAGGACGTGGGAATCAGGGAGACACGCTAAAAACGTTTATAGAACAGCGCCACGCCGCCGCCAAAGCCGACCTCGCTACTGCCTTTGTGGAACGTGCCCGTGCCTTTGCCAAGCCGGGGGGAACTTATAGCCTAGTCACGCCACAAAACTGGCTGTTCTTAGGAAGCTACAAAAAGCTACGTGAGGTGTTGCTGAAAGAACAGCAATGGGACTGGGTAGCAAGGCTGGGAGTTAAATCCTTCTCTACGCCAATGTGGGACTTCAATATTTCGTTTGTAACTTTGACGAATCAAATGCCTTTAAGAACCCACGAAATGATGGGTATTGATGTGAGCGAGGCTAAAACGACGGATGGAAAATCTGAGGCGTTGCTAATTGGGGAAATTTTGAAGTTAGGACAGGAAGGACAAAAGGGGAATCCTGATTCAAGGGTTGCTCTAGTAGAGGCTCTAAATATTCCATTGCTGAGTGAATATGCAGACAGCTATCAAGGAATTAAAACCGGAGATGATGCGCGCTTTAGATTTAACTTTTGGGAAATAGAAAATTTGGACGGATTTAAATTTTTTCAAAGTACCATAGATGTTTCAAAAGATTATGGTGGCCTTGAGTCAGTTATAAAGTGGCAGAGTAGTGGACGGGAAATCAGTAGATTGCAGGGGATGAAAGCTTGGGGTAACTTGGGAGTATCTGTAAGTCAAATGGCTGATCTTCCAGTTGCTGTATTTCTGGGAGATTTGTTTGATAGTAATGCTTCACCAATTATTCCAAAAGACAGAACTAATTTGACCGCCTTATACGCCTTTCTATCCAGCGATATTTATAGAGATTCTGTAAGAGAAATCGATCAAAAACTTGCCGTAGCGAATGCCACTTTAGTCAAAGTACCCTTTGATCTGCCTTACTGGCAGCAAGTCGCGGCGGAGAAGTATCCCAATGGGTTGCCCGAACCGTATAGCAATGATCCTACCCAATGGCTGTTTAAGGGTAGGGTCACAGAAACAACCCAGCCTTTGCATGTGGCCCTCGCCCGCTTGCTCGGTTACCGTTGGCCGGATCAAATAGAAGACGGAATCGTGCTCGAACCAGACGGCATTCTGCCCCTGCCGGGACTGCGTGCGGCCCGCCCCGCCTACGAACGCCTGATGGACACGTTGGCGAGCGTGTACGGCGCAAGCTGGAACGCCGCCAAACTGCGCGAACTGCTGGCACAGGTGGGCGCAGAATCGCTGGAGGGTTGGCTGCAATCCGGGTTTTTTGAGGGGCACACCAAGCTGTTTCATCATCGGCCCTTCCTGTGGCACATTTGGGACGGGCGCAAAGACGGCTTTGGGGCGGTGGTCAATTACCATCTGCTCGACCGGGCGCGGCTGGAAAAGCTGACCTATACGTACTTGGGCGCGTGGATAGACGGGCAACGGGCGGCCAGTGCAGCGGGCGAGAAGGGAGCGCAGGAACGGCTGGCGGCGGCGCTGGGGCTACAGCGCAAGCTAGAGGCGATCTTGCTGGGCGAGCCACCCTACGACATCTACGTGCGCTGGAAGGACTTGGCGGGGCAACCGCAGGGCTGGAACCCTGACTTGAATGACGGCGTGCGCCTGAATATCCGTCCCTTTGTGGAAGCGGGCGTGCTGCGGGGCAAGGTGAACGTGAAGTGGGGCAAAGACCGGGGCAACGATCCCGGCAAGCAGGATTTCGGTGAAAAGGGGCCGCAAACGGACATCGAAAAACACCTCAGCAACGAGCGGCACAACGACCTGCACTTTACTTTGGCGGAGAAGGCTGAAGCTGGGAAAACGGAGATAGGGCAAGCGTGA
- the brxC gene encoding BREX system P-loop protein BrxC, whose product MTDVRTTDLTNADVFYRNPQTFIIPNNGVTTLRAPDDDKEWSVLRWELESFVCEGQYADGLKRLLQTYLGRVNEAEQPGWWVSGFYGSGKSHFVRVLEHLWADTRFPDGSTARELVTVPDEVSVLLRELTTTGRREGGLWAASGTLGAEVEGAVRLAFARILLRAAGLPAEYQQGRLVMWLMQKGAYEAVKAAVEASSETWRFALGNMYLSQPLAAAIRLHVPGYQDDATVRELLRLQFRKTDDISEDELVSVAEELMALQSQKPGKLPCTLVILDEVQQYIGDSRERVDQVARLAETVTKRFGGRLILIATGQSAMGATPQLAKIKDRFPIGIELSSTDVDQVVRKVILRKDPAHLPEITQALERASGEIARHLPGTKLAPQGSDQAVLTQDYPILPTRRRLWEEFLRAIDRAGSTGQLRSQLRITHEATQQVANQAVGHVVGADFVYRPLAGHLRSTSVLLDDTYTLIERLDDNTEAGRLRQRVAQLLFILSKIDSRLGVRATEATLADLLIEDLGAGSGGLRARLPDLLKDMINAGTVMQTGSEYRLQTKEGGEWESSYRSAFNALQDDEVRQVQERDALLRRALETVTKGQLTISQGVSKTPRKAEVTYTAPISSGNVPVWVRPGWNDSVQEVRDDALAAGSDASTVYVYIPEPKRAEFKEQLTTWLATGEVLTARPTASTLESQEARSAMQTRRNIALAEVERLIAQAVDGAQVFQAGGQELDGNLRAALSTALQSAVSRLYPRFGDGDHARWEAAYKQARLENHSALEAVGFHDDLLKHPVVRAVQGEIGAGKKGSDLRKLLTGVPTGWPQDAVDTALTLLTLTGHLRATVNGSPVQAKQLDASTLSKAEFRLENVTLTKGQLLMVRKLYQDIGLKGDAGQEAAQASAYLKLLNEKINASGGDAPLPERLGNAPLLGLQGLAGPELLLQLAQANPELLALRKAADDRAELIKKRLDHWQKLQTLLRHTSDTDLRGQAGAIKAGRLLLAEPDPMEPLRTALMNSLRSDLQAARAAYAAAYTSSVQGLDTLPQWTALTASEQSTWLRRESLTAPTEDKLGGINEIVSALEQQSLKAWQDATELVPSRVDRVRQAFLKSLEPAAKWLRPPSATLKTTGDVDAYVNALRTQLLKIVDGGQPVIVQGE is encoded by the coding sequence GTGACTGATGTAAGAACGACTGACCTAACCAATGCCGATGTGTTCTACCGCAATCCTCAAACTTTCATCATTCCCAACAACGGCGTGACCACGCTGAGAGCACCAGACGACGACAAAGAATGGAGCGTCCTGCGGTGGGAACTGGAGAGCTTCGTATGCGAAGGCCAGTATGCGGACGGCCTCAAACGGCTGCTTCAAACCTATCTGGGCCGGGTCAACGAGGCCGAGCAGCCAGGCTGGTGGGTCAGCGGCTTTTACGGCTCCGGGAAGTCTCATTTCGTGCGGGTGCTGGAACACCTCTGGGCTGACACCCGCTTTCCAGACGGCAGCACGGCCCGCGAACTCGTCACGGTGCCCGATGAGGTCAGTGTCCTGCTGCGTGAGCTGACGACCACCGGACGGCGGGAAGGAGGGCTCTGGGCCGCGTCTGGCACCTTGGGGGCCGAGGTCGAGGGCGCGGTGCGGCTGGCCTTTGCCCGAATTTTGCTGCGTGCCGCTGGCCTGCCCGCTGAGTACCAGCAGGGCCGCCTGGTGATGTGGCTGATGCAAAAGGGTGCCTATGAGGCTGTGAAAGCCGCAGTGGAAGCCTCCAGCGAAACTTGGCGCTTTGCGCTGGGCAACATGTACCTGTCGCAACCCTTGGCCGCGGCCATTCGGCTGCACGTCCCGGGGTATCAGGACGACGCCACTGTCCGGGAACTGCTGCGCCTGCAATTCCGGAAAACCGACGACATCAGCGAAGACGAACTGGTCAGCGTGGCCGAAGAATTGATGGCCCTTCAGAGTCAGAAGCCGGGCAAGTTGCCTTGCACATTGGTCATCCTTGATGAAGTTCAGCAGTACATCGGGGACAGCCGGGAGCGCGTGGATCAGGTGGCCCGCCTCGCTGAAACCGTCACCAAGCGCTTTGGGGGCCGCCTGATCCTGATCGCCACTGGGCAGTCGGCGATGGGGGCCACGCCGCAGCTCGCCAAGATCAAAGACCGCTTCCCAATCGGCATCGAGCTGAGTAGCACGGACGTGGATCAGGTGGTGCGCAAGGTCATTTTACGAAAAGACCCCGCACATTTGCCGGAAATCACCCAGGCGCTGGAACGGGCGAGTGGGGAGATTGCGCGGCATCTGCCAGGCACCAAACTGGCTCCGCAAGGCAGCGACCAGGCCGTACTGACGCAGGACTATCCGATCCTGCCCACCCGCCGCCGCCTCTGGGAGGAGTTCCTGCGGGCCATTGACCGGGCGGGAAGCACCGGGCAGCTGCGCAGCCAGCTGCGGATTACGCACGAGGCGACCCAGCAGGTTGCGAACCAGGCCGTGGGGCATGTGGTGGGCGCAGATTTTGTGTATCGCCCGCTGGCGGGGCATCTGCGCTCCACGTCTGTGCTGCTGGACGATACCTACACCCTGATTGAGCGGCTGGACGACAACACCGAGGCGGGACGGCTGCGCCAACGGGTGGCCCAACTGCTGTTTATTCTGTCTAAGATTGACTCCCGGTTAGGTGTGCGGGCCACCGAGGCGACCCTCGCCGACCTGCTGATTGAGGATTTGGGCGCTGGGAGCGGCGGCCTGCGGGCCCGCTTGCCTGACTTGCTGAAAGACATGATCAATGCAGGCACAGTGATGCAGACCGGATCGGAATACCGCCTGCAAACCAAAGAGGGCGGCGAGTGGGAAAGCAGCTACCGCAGCGCCTTCAATGCCCTGCAAGACGATGAAGTCAGGCAGGTTCAAGAGCGGGACGCTTTGCTCCGCCGTGCTTTAGAGACCGTGACCAAAGGGCAACTGACGATCAGTCAAGGTGTCAGCAAAACTCCCCGAAAGGCTGAGGTCACTTACACCGCACCTATCAGTAGCGGCAACGTGCCCGTGTGGGTGCGCCCCGGCTGGAACGATTCGGTGCAGGAGGTGCGGGACGACGCTCTAGCCGCCGGGAGCGACGCATCCACCGTGTACGTGTACATTCCTGAACCTAAACGCGCCGAGTTCAAAGAACAGTTGACGACTTGGCTGGCGACCGGGGAAGTGCTGACGGCCCGGCCCACGGCCAGTACCCTGGAATCCCAGGAGGCCCGCTCGGCCATGCAAACGCGCCGCAACATCGCGCTGGCTGAAGTAGAGCGGCTGATCGCGCAGGCGGTGGACGGGGCACAGGTCTTTCAGGCCGGCGGACAGGAACTGGACGGCAACCTCCGTGCGGCGCTGTCCACGGCCTTGCAATCTGCGGTGTCGCGTCTCTACCCCCGCTTTGGCGACGGCGATCATGCCCGCTGGGAAGCGGCGTACAAGCAGGCCCGGCTGGAGAACCACAGTGCTCTGGAAGCCGTAGGCTTTCACGATGACCTCCTGAAACATCCCGTGGTACGGGCCGTGCAGGGCGAAATCGGGGCCGGAAAAAAGGGAAGCGACCTGCGCAAACTGTTGACGGGCGTCCCCACAGGCTGGCCGCAAGACGCCGTAGACACCGCCCTGACCCTGCTGACCCTGACTGGACATCTGCGGGCCACGGTGAACGGCTCGCCCGTGCAGGCCAAGCAACTGGACGCCTCTACGCTCAGTAAGGCTGAATTCCGGCTGGAGAACGTCACGCTGACCAAAGGGCAACTCCTGATGGTTCGCAAGCTGTACCAGGACATTGGTCTGAAAGGGGACGCCGGGCAGGAAGCCGCGCAAGCCTCGGCCTACCTCAAACTGCTGAACGAGAAAATCAATGCTTCAGGGGGAGACGCGCCCCTCCCTGAGCGCTTGGGGAATGCTCCTTTGCTGGGCTTGCAGGGCCTCGCCGGGCCGGAACTGCTGTTGCAATTGGCCCAGGCCAATCCTGAGCTGTTGGCCCTTCGTAAGGCCGCCGACGACCGCGCCGAACTGATCAAGAAGCGGCTGGACCACTGGCAAAAGCTTCAGACGCTGCTGCGCCACACCTCCGACACTGACTTAAGAGGCCAAGCCGGGGCAATTAAAGCAGGCCGCCTGCTGCTGGCCGAACCCGACCCGATGGAGCCGCTGCGAACCGCCCTGATGAACAGCCTCCGCAGCGACCTGCAAGCGGCCCGGGCCGCCTACGCTGCGGCCTACACCAGCAGTGTGCAGGGCCTCGATACACTGCCTCAGTGGACCGCCCTGACCGCTTCCGAGCAGTCCACCTGGCTGCGCCGAGAGAGTCTGACTGCGCCGACCGAGGACAAGCTGGGCGGCATCAACGAGATTGTCAGTGCCCTGGAGCAGCAAAGCCTGAAAGCATGGCAAGACGCCACCGAATTGGTGCCCAGCCGGGTAGACCGGGTGCGGCAAGCGTTCCTGAAAAGCCTGGAACCCGCTGCGAAATGGCTGCGTCCTCCCAGTGCGACCCTCAAAACCACAGGCGACGTGGACGCCTATGTGAATGCCCTGCGGACGCAACTGCTGAAGATCGTGGACGGCGGCCAGCCCGTGATCGTGCAGGGGGAATAG
- a CDS encoding BREX protein BrxB domain-containing protein, translated as MSPAQQLLQRYRSHLELRWPPHLSATERVWIAVYDPEEERRMRAALPEFALVTEAAGVQWAHVDLTDAFAQWMNAHPYRDDYFREPELLSSTLPEFEEQLLEQLRTTLTALPPRSVVGVTGAGALFGLTRISKVIERAAPALQGRMLLFFPGSLDGHNYRLFNARDGWNYHSVALVP; from the coding sequence ATGAGCCCTGCTCAGCAGTTGCTGCAGAGGTACCGCTCGCACCTCGAGTTGCGCTGGCCTCCGCACCTATCAGCCACTGAGCGCGTGTGGATCGCTGTCTATGATCCAGAAGAAGAGAGGCGGATGCGGGCCGCCCTGCCGGAGTTTGCGCTGGTGACGGAGGCCGCTGGGGTTCAGTGGGCACACGTCGACCTGACAGACGCCTTCGCGCAGTGGATGAATGCCCATCCTTACCGGGACGACTATTTCCGGGAACCTGAACTGCTGTCTTCCACTCTGCCGGAGTTCGAGGAGCAACTGCTCGAACAGCTGCGAACCACATTGACGGCCCTACCCCCGCGCAGCGTGGTCGGCGTAACAGGTGCCGGTGCCCTGTTTGGCCTGACCCGCATTTCGAAAGTCATCGAACGCGCCGCCCCCGCTCTCCAGGGCCGCATGCTGCTGTTTTTCCCCGGCTCGCTGGATGGCCACAACTACCGCCTGTTCAACGCCCGTGACGGCTGGAACTACCACTCTGTCGCGCTGGTTCCCTGA
- a CDS encoding YafY family protein, translated as MSAPETKAQRVRAVLDLLGHAECSARDLTGRLGLPENKLRSIQRDLEELSLSGDIERLSSGKYRRPVKPTSLNPVEALAVYSAARMLYHHAADYNEHYLTALEKLTAQLPAPAQRVAAQANEAYHQKKGSSDLATTRTFELVARAWLEGRVLKFTYHSLVKASQVELVIYFIELNPQNRQAYAIGVNRLKGGDRPFVFRIARMHDVTLLNDACSIPEDFHPMKYLSGAWGIMTGDPVRVELFFTPEMRERVREVHLGPAAEVAVLSSGHTRVCLQVGGWKELVPWILGWGGEVEVLGPPELRAHVAEAHGKGRALYG; from the coding sequence GTGAGTGCCCCGGAAACAAAAGCGCAGCGCGTTCGGGCCGTGTTGGATCTGCTGGGGCACGCCGAGTGCTCGGCGCGAGACCTCACGGGCCGCCTGGGCCTGCCAGAGAACAAGCTCCGCAGCATCCAGCGTGATCTGGAAGAACTTTCCCTGAGTGGAGACATCGAGCGGCTCTCTAGCGGGAAATACAGGCGACCCGTCAAACCCACGTCCCTGAATCCGGTGGAGGCCCTGGCGGTGTACTCGGCGGCGCGGATGCTCTATCACCATGCCGCTGACTACAACGAACATTACCTGACAGCGCTGGAAAAGCTGACCGCACAGCTGCCTGCCCCAGCCCAGCGCGTGGCCGCCCAAGCAAACGAGGCCTACCACCAGAAGAAAGGCTCCAGCGACCTGGCCACGACGCGCACCTTCGAACTGGTCGCCCGCGCCTGGCTGGAAGGGCGCGTCCTGAAATTCACCTACCACTCGCTGGTCAAGGCGTCGCAGGTGGAGCTGGTGATCTATTTCATCGAACTCAATCCACAGAACCGTCAGGCCTACGCGATTGGCGTGAACCGTCTTAAGGGCGGAGACCGGCCCTTCGTGTTCCGCATTGCCCGCATGCATGACGTGACGCTGCTCAACGACGCGTGCTCTATTCCCGAGGATTTCCACCCGATGAAGTACCTGTCGGGTGCGTGGGGCATCATGACCGGCGACCCGGTGCGCGTGGAACTGTTTTTCACGCCGGAGATGCGGGAACGGGTGCGCGAGGTGCACCTGGGGCCAGCCGCCGAGGTGGCGGTTCTCAGCAGCGGTCACACGCGGGTGTGCCTGCAGGTGGGCGGATGGAAGGAACTCGTGCCGTGGATTTTGGGCTGGGGCGGTGAGGTCGAAGTGCTGGGGCCGCCTGAGCTGCGGGCCCACGTCGCGGAGGCGCACGGAAAGGGGCGGGCTCTGTATGGATGA